A stretch of Rhodohalobacter mucosus DNA encodes these proteins:
- a CDS encoding lysylphosphatidylglycerol synthase transmembrane domain-containing protein yields MEKPDENIVRSGPLISYKYLAVSIALSVATMSLVIWYTYTPDTLHYLVPKRLPGIFIAIAVTFLKVWFFAAKIRVLADEAISFMAAVRISLSWDFASAVTPSTIGGAPVATYTMTREGIPLGKSSAIMLYSVMLDQFWYAIAVPIILITGIFYEVVPDEIGLVGNATMFLIYTGLLLYGALLSYGLLVNPKAINRVIKAIFRLPLLRRYSESINAEAENLESYSYELRKKPMDFVLKAFFYTTMNWLCKVALPVIVVLSLLPGPEVLLVLRSLAMNLAFLIIPTPGGSGGVEGLFVLFLGPLIDRAAFIGLSVFVWRVITYYFSLGIGIMAMLWYVNRSVSNKLEKINMKEEEKEEIGQA; encoded by the coding sequence TTGGAGAAACCTGACGAAAATATTGTCCGAAGCGGACCCCTGATCTCCTATAAATATCTCGCCGTTTCCATTGCGCTCAGCGTGGCGACAATGTCCCTGGTGATCTGGTACACCTACACCCCAGATACGCTCCACTACCTGGTTCCCAAGCGTCTACCCGGGATTTTTATAGCGATCGCAGTCACCTTTCTGAAAGTCTGGTTTTTTGCCGCTAAAATCAGGGTACTGGCAGATGAAGCAATCAGCTTTATGGCGGCGGTCAGGATCTCACTGAGCTGGGATTTTGCTTCTGCGGTGACTCCCTCTACGATCGGAGGTGCCCCTGTGGCCACCTATACGATGACCCGCGAAGGCATTCCCCTGGGAAAATCATCGGCTATCATGCTCTACAGCGTTATGCTGGATCAGTTCTGGTATGCCATAGCTGTTCCGATTATCCTTATCACGGGAATTTTCTACGAAGTGGTGCCTGATGAGATCGGTCTGGTTGGCAATGCTACCATGTTTTTGATTTATACCGGTCTGCTTCTTTACGGCGCACTGCTCTCCTATGGACTGCTGGTGAATCCCAAGGCTATTAATAGAGTGATCAAGGCCATATTCAGGCTGCCGCTGCTCCGGCGTTATTCGGAAAGTATCAATGCAGAGGCCGAAAACCTGGAGAGCTACTCGTACGAGCTCAGAAAAAAGCCCATGGACTTTGTTCTGAAGGCATTCTTCTACACTACGATGAACTGGCTATGCAAGGTTGCACTGCCCGTGATTGTAGTACTTAGTCTGCTTCCGGGTCCGGAGGTGCTTCTGGTGCTGCGCAGCCTGGCCATGAATCTCGCATTTCTGATCATCCCCACACCGGGAGGATCTGGGGGTGTGGAGGGACTATTTGTTCTTTTCCTCGGTCCGCTGATCGACAGGGCTGCATTTATTGGTCTGTCCGTTTTCGTATGGAGGGTTATAACCTACTACTTCAGCCTTGGAATTGGAATTATGGCCATGCTATGGTATGTGAACCGTTCCGTCTCGAACAAGCTTGAAAAAATCAATATGAAAGAGGAGGAGAAGGAGGAGATTGGCCAGGCCTAA
- the radA gene encoding DNA repair protein RadA, translating to MARPKIQYQCSNCGHTSAKWLGLCPSCGEWHTFEEHESQPSAGKKHKVDISEESSSKALRLSEIEVKSTERTSTGLAELDRVLGGGLIRGSLLLLGGDPGIGKSTLMLQSAAKTPDKTILYVAGEESASQIKQRASRIGLKGDNLLIWTDTRIQSVIAQARSIKPDLMVVDSIQTVFSDDLSSLPGSVQQIRECSAMLQQISKKEGITTLMIGHVTKEGDIAGPRILEHMVDTVLHFEGDQSQLHRLLRGVKNRFGPAHEVGVFEMRDSGLHEVLNPSDLFLSEMDENVSGNAVACIMEGSRPILVEVQALVTPSSYGTPQRTAGGFDQRRLQLLLAVLEKRAGMAFSGQDVYLNIAGGIRISDPAADLAVMKALASSLTDKPADPKTVYIGEAGLGGEIRRIPYIDRRLREAEKMGFRKAVLPGRETSVKSDLSLVVTDTVRKAVGS from the coding sequence TTGGCCAGGCCTAAGATTCAGTATCAGTGCAGCAACTGCGGACATACATCGGCCAAGTGGCTGGGCCTGTGCCCCTCATGCGGTGAATGGCATACCTTCGAGGAGCATGAATCTCAGCCATCTGCCGGAAAAAAACACAAAGTGGATATTTCTGAGGAGTCTTCCTCCAAGGCCCTGCGCCTTTCAGAAATTGAAGTGAAGAGCACCGAACGTACATCAACCGGTCTCGCTGAACTCGACCGGGTATTGGGCGGGGGGCTGATCCGCGGTTCGCTCTTGTTGCTCGGCGGTGACCCGGGTATCGGTAAAAGTACCCTGATGCTGCAATCCGCAGCAAAAACTCCGGATAAGACGATTCTTTATGTTGCAGGGGAGGAGTCCGCTTCCCAGATCAAACAGAGAGCGTCCAGAATCGGGCTTAAGGGGGATAATCTTCTGATATGGACCGATACACGGATTCAGTCGGTTATTGCGCAGGCACGAAGCATAAAGCCCGACCTGATGGTGGTCGACTCCATTCAAACCGTTTTCAGTGATGATCTTAGCAGCCTCCCCGGCAGCGTGCAGCAGATCCGCGAATGCTCGGCCATGTTGCAGCAGATCTCCAAGAAAGAGGGCATTACCACGCTGATGATCGGGCACGTAACCAAAGAGGGCGATATTGCAGGACCCCGGATCCTGGAGCACATGGTAGATACGGTGCTTCATTTTGAAGGCGACCAAAGCCAGCTTCACCGGCTGCTCAGGGGTGTCAAAAACAGGTTTGGACCTGCTCATGAGGTTGGGGTGTTTGAAATGAGAGACAGCGGCCTTCATGAGGTGCTCAACCCATCGGACCTTTTTCTGTCTGAGATGGATGAAAACGTGAGCGGAAACGCCGTGGCATGTATCATGGAAGGATCGCGTCCGATTCTTGTGGAGGTACAGGCGCTTGTGACACCCAGCAGCTATGGTACGCCCCAGAGAACAGCGGGTGGATTTGATCAGCGCAGACTGCAGCTGCTTCTGGCTGTGCTTGAGAAGAGGGCGGGTATGGCATTTTCAGGACAGGATGTATATCTGAACATTGCAGGCGGAATCCGGATCAGTGATCCGGCTGCCGATCTTGCCGTTATGAAAGCACTCGCATCAAGCCTGACGGACAAACCTGCCGATCCCAAAACGGTATACATCGGGGAAGCGGGTTTGGGAGGCGAAATAAGGCGGATACCCTATATTGACAGACGACTGCGGGAGGCAGAGAAAATGGGATTTCGCAAAGCGGTACTTCCCGGGCGGGAAACATCCGTAAAATCAGATCTGTCACTGGTTGTGACAGATACGGTAAGAAAAGCAGTCGGTAGTTAA
- the rpsU gene encoding 30S ribosomal protein S21, which translates to MIGVNVKDNESIDRAINRFKKMVTRSRVLNEYKERQQFTKPSEERREALKKSVREERRRQRDNY; encoded by the coding sequence ATGATCGGAGTAAACGTAAAAGATAACGAAAGCATTGATCGCGCGATCAACCGCTTCAAAAAGATGGTAACACGCTCACGTGTATTGAATGAATATAAGGAGCGTCAGCAGTTTACCAAACCTTCCGAAGAGCGGCGTGAAGCCCTCAAGAAAAGCGTTCGCGAAGAGAGAAGACGTCAGCGGGATAACTACTAA
- the mnmD gene encoding tRNA (5-methylaminomethyl-2-thiouridine)(34)-methyltransferase MnmD, whose translation MQTSEEHHSVHITLTRDGSTTLYSDRFGQHYHNPNGAVAESRHVFFETADVPGLLGKRDHLTVFETGFGSGLNLILMLDYLKESESSCLVDYVSIEAYPISPRKAVELNFGKELANLEPNRVLQDFFKNVKHGWNRFSPGNRLKLHLFNGYFGAFESGFPRQKADLFFHDPFSPEVNPDLWTKEVFEKLLSIAAQDAFLITYCAASSARAAMASAGWHVARAPGALGKREMTIASPSPSQLSHFKRVNEERLKKRYDAGDFKR comes from the coding sequence ATGCAAACATCCGAAGAGCACCATTCAGTACATATTACCCTGACGCGAGACGGGTCCACAACCCTTTATTCGGACAGGTTTGGCCAGCACTATCACAATCCGAACGGAGCGGTCGCGGAGAGCCGTCATGTTTTTTTCGAAACAGCAGATGTTCCCGGATTGCTTGGCAAACGGGATCATCTTACCGTTTTTGAAACCGGGTTTGGCTCCGGACTGAACCTGATCCTCATGCTTGACTACCTCAAAGAATCAGAATCGAGCTGCCTTGTGGATTATGTGAGTATCGAGGCCTATCCAATCTCCCCCCGGAAGGCTGTTGAACTGAATTTTGGTAAAGAGCTGGCAAACCTCGAGCCGAATCGGGTTCTGCAGGATTTTTTCAAAAATGTGAAACACGGCTGGAACCGATTCAGTCCCGGAAACAGGCTTAAGCTTCATCTGTTTAACGGGTATTTTGGTGCTTTTGAGTCTGGATTCCCCCGTCAAAAAGCAGACCTCTTTTTCCACGATCCGTTCTCACCGGAAGTGAACCCGGATCTCTGGACAAAAGAGGTCTTTGAAAAACTGCTGTCCATAGCGGCTCAAGATGCATTTCTGATTACCTACTGCGCAGCCAGTTCGGCCCGCGCCGCAATGGCTTCAGCCGGATGGCATGTGGCCCGAGCTCCGGGCGCCCTCGGCAAACGGGAAATGACAATCGCATCTCCTAGTCCCTCGCAGCTCAGCCATTTTAAAAGAGTGAATGAAGAGCGCCTTAAAAAGCGTTATGATGCCGGTGACTTTAAAAGGTGA
- a CDS encoding aminotransferase class V-fold PLP-dependent enzyme — translation MQEFDKLAKSLQPHYSHFNVSNRLLFTGHSHQAWPDVAFEGVQQYMQMVAEQVDKKWDFGFEKTEIMREYLRGWYDDPNGRYCREQNTHILMVSWLSALDLRNKPKIITTTGEFHSMYRQLRRLEEEGLEIVYLPHEDDDALLEAITDELDDSTAAVMLSHIYFETSEVNTRIAEIAQAAREAGVPLLIDDYHGTNVVPLSVEKNNLHDCYIFIGGYKYMQWGEANCFLRFPADCKLRPVITGWFSAFEQLDHPRTDEPVEFDEGDQKFATATYDPISQYRGAAVTEFFIRQGLTKEVLLENYHAQVSYLRRLFDAKGFDTEVIRHANTRPIEQTGGFMALRSPHARKFRAMLLEKDVFTDARDEIIRFGPAPYTTSEQCERVMDKLEEVVNEGSEG, via the coding sequence ATGCAGGAATTCGACAAGCTCGCTAAATCGCTTCAACCCCACTATTCACATTTTAATGTTTCCAACCGGCTTTTGTTTACGGGTCATTCCCACCAGGCGTGGCCGGATGTTGCGTTCGAGGGAGTACAGCAATATATGCAGATGGTGGCCGAGCAGGTGGATAAAAAGTGGGATTTTGGGTTTGAAAAAACGGAGATTATGCGTGAATACCTGCGGGGATGGTACGACGACCCGAATGGGCGCTACTGCCGCGAGCAGAATACTCACATTCTTATGGTGTCGTGGCTGTCTGCTCTCGACCTTCGGAATAAGCCGAAAATTATCACAACCACCGGTGAGTTTCACTCCATGTATCGTCAGCTGAGAAGGCTTGAGGAAGAGGGTCTTGAGATCGTCTACCTGCCGCACGAGGATGATGATGCTCTGCTGGAGGCTATCACAGACGAACTCGATGACAGCACAGCCGCCGTGATGCTGTCACATATCTATTTTGAAACATCGGAGGTGAATACGCGAATTGCAGAGATTGCGCAGGCAGCCAGGGAGGCGGGTGTACCGTTGCTGATTGATGACTACCACGGTACCAATGTGGTTCCTCTCTCTGTGGAGAAGAACAACCTGCATGACTGCTATATTTTTATCGGCGGGTACAAGTACATGCAGTGGGGTGAAGCGAACTGTTTCCTCAGATTTCCCGCCGATTGCAAACTGCGTCCCGTTATTACGGGGTGGTTTTCCGCCTTTGAACAGCTCGATCATCCCCGGACCGATGAACCCGTGGAGTTTGATGAGGGAGATCAGAAATTTGCCACAGCCACTTACGATCCTATTTCACAGTATCGCGGGGCAGCCGTAACGGAGTTCTTTATCCGCCAGGGACTCACCAAAGAGGTGCTGCTGGAGAATTATCACGCCCAGGTGAGCTATCTGCGGAGGTTATTCGACGCAAAGGGTTTTGATACGGAAGTGATCCGCCATGCCAATACTCGTCCAATCGAACAGACCGGCGGATTCATGGCACTCCGGTCGCCCCATGCACGCAAATTCCGAGCCATGCTGCTCGAAAAGGATGTCTTTACGGATGCACGGGATGAGATCATCCGGTTTGGTCCGGCACCCTATACCACCTCTGAACAGTGCGAGCGGGTAATGGATAAGCTCGAAGAGGTTGTGAACGAGGGAAGCGAGGGTTAA
- a CDS encoding type II toxin-antitoxin system VapB family antitoxin, translating to MRTNIVIDDELMEEALRVSRLKTKKEAVEAGLKLLVQRKKQENIRNLRGALHWTGDLEQMRVNEK from the coding sequence ATGCGAACAAATATTGTAATAGACGATGAGTTGATGGAAGAGGCTTTGAGGGTGAGTCGCCTGAAAACGAAGAAAGAAGCTGTAGAAGCAGGTTTGAAGCTTCTGGTACAGCGAAAGAAGCAGGAAAATATCAGAAACTTGCGCGGCGCTCTGCACTGGACCGGCGACCTGGAGCAGATGAGGGTTAACGAAAAATGA
- the vapC gene encoding type II toxin-antitoxin system VapC family toxin gives MILADTSVWIDYFNGVESYHTDSLDIALSEQTVLMGDIILAEILQGFDSDSEFKKARDALKILECVRLGGKELAIQSASNFRLLRSRGITIRKTVDMIIASWCIEHGVELMHNDKDFDRIASELPLLVYTR, from the coding sequence ATGATCCTGGCAGATACCAGTGTCTGGATTGATTATTTCAACGGTGTTGAATCTTATCATACCGACAGCCTGGACATTGCTCTTTCTGAACAGACGGTCTTGATGGGCGACATCATACTCGCTGAAATTCTTCAGGGTTTTGACAGTGATTCTGAGTTCAAAAAGGCAAGGGATGCACTGAAGATACTCGAATGCGTCCGTCTCGGCGGAAAAGAACTGGCGATACAATCGGCATCAAATTTCCGGTTACTGCGATCAAGGGGTATCACCATCCGTAAAACAGTGGATATGATTATAGCCAGCTGGTGTATCGAGCACGGTGTGGAGTTAATGCACAATGACAAGGACTTTGACCGGATTGCTTCTGAATTGCCGCTTCTAGTATATACGCGTTGA
- a CDS encoding tyrosine-type recombinase/integrase translates to MAFLTKRGKYYYVKWNTSEKGKVREVRKSLGTRHKDVAQKMVTELEKLESLGKIDPFIPGFNPKRALTDDKTEKTLQCATVTDALNLFYSAKQHLSPATVDAYKRALDHFVELNRLKMASPKSIRPHHFENVIFKRGITAATRHYYFRHFRSWWKFLKKKKVVEADIFDSLKEDLPRIRENTRPKMISEQELKTLFKTFDSELQRKKALSEFDPERVQHWFKPIVALYFYGGLRKHEAGYSPYLKYSGLKGENLIFEDGELTYIYLPPTKGRKERQIPIIKELRVQLEQYLKLRGKLNSKDFVFVYQGGTSNNKPVRGDRVYREFKRYAKVAGIPTTRSLHGMRHQAVTTWIEKGFHTAEASYMAGHSSQKVTEKYTHLTAKRLKEKMEKL, encoded by the coding sequence ATGGCATTTCTTACAAAACGTGGAAAGTACTATTACGTAAAATGGAATACATCTGAGAAGGGTAAAGTCAGAGAAGTCCGAAAATCGCTGGGAACTCGTCATAAAGATGTAGCTCAAAAAATGGTGACAGAACTGGAGAAGCTGGAATCGCTTGGGAAGATCGATCCATTTATACCCGGCTTTAATCCCAAACGAGCATTGACAGATGATAAGACTGAAAAGACGCTTCAATGCGCCACTGTTACGGATGCACTTAATCTATTCTATTCTGCTAAACAGCATTTATCTCCTGCGACAGTCGATGCATATAAACGGGCACTTGATCATTTTGTAGAACTAAACAGGCTGAAAATGGCAAGTCCAAAGAGCATTCGGCCACATCACTTTGAGAATGTAATCTTTAAACGTGGCATTACTGCAGCAACCAGACATTACTATTTTCGGCATTTCCGTTCTTGGTGGAAGTTCCTGAAAAAGAAAAAAGTAGTTGAAGCAGATATTTTTGACTCCCTGAAAGAAGATCTTCCACGCATTCGGGAAAATACCCGGCCAAAAATGATTTCGGAGCAAGAGTTGAAAACACTCTTCAAAACGTTCGATTCTGAACTGCAAAGAAAGAAAGCACTTTCGGAATTTGATCCGGAAAGAGTTCAGCATTGGTTCAAACCAATTGTGGCTTTGTACTTCTATGGTGGGTTACGAAAGCACGAAGCCGGTTACTCACCCTATTTAAAATATTCAGGATTAAAGGGTGAAAATTTGATTTTTGAGGACGGAGAACTGACTTACATATACCTGCCTCCCACAAAAGGTCGGAAAGAGCGCCAGATACCGATTATCAAAGAATTAAGAGTACAATTAGAACAGTACTTAAAGCTTCGTGGCAAATTAAATTCGAAGGACTTTGTGTTCGTGTATCAGGGAGGAACTTCTAATAATAAGCCGGTTCGAGGGGATCGTGTTTATCGTGAATTCAAACGCTACGCTAAGGTTGCCGGAATACCTACCACTCGTAGCTTACATGGGATGAGACACCAGGCGGTTACTACCTGGATTGAGAAAGGATTTCATACTGCAGAGGCAAGTTATATGGCGGGGCATTCGAGTCAAAAAGTGACAGAGAAGTATACGCATCTGACTGCGAAGAGACTGAAGGAGAAGATGGAAAAGTTATAA
- a CDS encoding DUF2971 domain-containing protein: MTKRISYNPIEENLDNMPSLLYKYRVFDEDNFGIKMATTGEAFFSSARHLNDPFEHYFIPESNFIGLPEDELKQYIHKKTKQRFSTATRLQRKELESIAWKRAMIHRKDPTIAAAELLELQYERFGILSLVRDWNSLPMWAYYSENHEGICIGLKTEVIAEKQKQLLTEEGILLALHDVIYTDEIPHVNIDTPLNGDSTDENFDVTEAVHCTKSIHWKHENEIRLIMWNHPDTPYSFGADAVGEVIIGLNAKDENIEKLKKELSRVDSNAVIKRAIKSKEKYGLTFEDIEL, encoded by the coding sequence GTGACTAAACGAATTAGCTACAATCCAATTGAAGAAAACTTAGATAACATGCCGTCATTATTATACAAATACAGAGTTTTCGATGAAGATAACTTCGGAATAAAAATGGCAACTACGGGTGAAGCATTCTTTTCAAGTGCTCGTCATCTTAACGATCCTTTTGAGCACTACTTTATTCCTGAGTCAAATTTTATTGGTTTACCTGAAGATGAACTAAAGCAGTACATTCATAAAAAAACCAAGCAAAGATTTTCTACAGCAACTCGATTGCAACGTAAAGAATTAGAAAGTATCGCTTGGAAAAGGGCTATGATTCACCGAAAGGATCCAACAATTGCAGCTGCCGAACTATTGGAATTACAATATGAAAGGTTTGGAATTTTATCATTGGTTAGGGATTGGAATTCATTACCAATGTGGGCTTACTATTCAGAAAATCATGAAGGTATTTGTATCGGACTGAAAACAGAAGTCATAGCGGAAAAGCAAAAACAATTATTGACTGAGGAAGGTATACTGCTTGCACTTCACGATGTTATATATACTGATGAAATACCACACGTAAATATTGATACTCCTCTTAATGGTGATTCTACAGATGAAAATTTTGATGTAACAGAAGCTGTCCATTGCACGAAATCAATACATTGGAAACATGAAAATGAAATTAGATTAATTATGTGGAATCATCCAGATACTCCTTATTCGTTTGGTGCAGATGCTGTTGGAGAAGTTATTATCGGACTTAATGCAAAAGATGAAAATATTGAAAAACTCAAAAAAGAGCTCAGTAGAGTTGATTCCAATGCAGTCATTAAACGTGCAATTAAGTCAAAAGAAAAATATGGTCTCACTTTTGAAGATATCGAGCTCTAA
- a CDS encoding NERD domain-containing protein → MDESIAYIVFVFILYLVGVLFKKKYLPKIKGVLGEYSVARKLRRLNKNDYIVYNDIYLKNKGRSKQIDHLIISVYGIFVIETKNYKGWIFGNENSKYWTQTLFKNKYKIFNPVIQSWSHINFLKQIFSDFTGLKYFPIIVFAGSGKLKKIKSSVPVIYKRKILRTIRRNKEIHLTHNQLERIDDLVKQVIVDKKDIKKKHRKFVKRITKWGKKSSVPRYCPKCGGILVLKNGKHGKFFGCSNFPECRYTKKK, encoded by the coding sequence TTGGATGAAAGTATAGCATATATTGTATTTGTTTTTATTCTCTATTTAGTTGGCGTCCTTTTTAAAAAGAAATATTTGCCAAAAATCAAAGGCGTATTAGGAGAATATAGTGTTGCACGAAAGCTACGAAGACTTAACAAAAATGATTATATAGTTTATAATGACATCTACTTAAAAAACAAGGGAAGAAGCAAACAAATAGACCATTTAATCATATCTGTTTATGGAATATTTGTAATTGAAACAAAAAACTATAAGGGGTGGATATTTGGGAATGAGAACTCCAAATATTGGACTCAAACGCTTTTCAAAAATAAATACAAAATTTTTAATCCAGTTATTCAAAGCTGGTCTCACATTAATTTTCTCAAACAGATATTTTCAGATTTTACTGGTTTGAAATATTTCCCAATTATTGTTTTTGCAGGATCTGGAAAACTCAAAAAAATAAAATCTTCTGTGCCCGTCATTTACAAACGTAAGATTTTAAGAACAATCAGGAGAAATAAAGAAATTCATTTAACGCATAATCAACTGGAAAGAATTGACGACCTCGTTAAACAAGTAATTGTCGACAAAAAGGATATTAAAAAAAAGCACAGGAAGTTTGTAAAGAGGATTACCAAATGGGGCAAAAAAAGTTCAGTTCCTAGATATTGTCCCAAATGTGGGGGGATACTTGTTTTAAAAAATGGCAAGCATGGAAAATTTTTTGGCTGTTCTAATTTTCCAGAATGTAGATATACAAAGAAAAAGTAG
- a CDS encoding type I restriction enzyme HsdR N-terminal domain-containing protein, whose amino-acid sequence MGLSDHLKKVQNGLRQGSFTSEASVSQGILLPALNELGWPVFDTSIVVPEFTVENRRVDYALCHPKNKPAVFIEVKNVGLADGADRQLFEYAFHLGVPMAILTDGQEWSFYLPGEQGRYDERRVYKIDMLERSLDEIEKRLVRYLKYQNVTSGEALISARSDYQNVAKFRVIANNLPKAWESILQEQDSILLELLAEKVEDLCGYKPDLDVCSQFFDEQINSHGTSRVEKKTVRNISERSTKNSKPSPKKFRTQKVDDYNLTFKDQEISAGSAREVMVTLFELLAKEDDSFLERFASRKHGRKRRYLARDKYELYPGRPDLAEEKSVEVVSGWWLGTNYSRKNIQDIIDLALEVAEPQLRSRIKAKVH is encoded by the coding sequence ATGGGACTATCTGATCACTTAAAAAAAGTGCAAAATGGGTTACGTCAAGGATCATTTACCTCAGAAGCATCTGTTTCTCAAGGTATTCTTTTGCCAGCTTTAAATGAACTCGGCTGGCCCGTATTTGACACGTCAATTGTAGTTCCTGAATTTACAGTTGAAAATCGAAGAGTTGATTATGCATTGTGTCATCCTAAAAATAAACCGGCTGTATTTATAGAAGTAAAAAATGTTGGGTTAGCAGATGGAGCGGACCGCCAATTATTTGAATATGCATTTCATCTTGGGGTTCCGATGGCAATTTTAACTGATGGTCAAGAATGGAGTTTTTACTTACCAGGTGAACAAGGGCGCTATGATGAAAGAAGAGTTTATAAAATAGATATGCTGGAAAGGAGTCTTGATGAAATCGAAAAGCGACTTGTTCGATATTTAAAATACCAGAATGTTACATCTGGAGAAGCATTAATATCAGCCCGATCTGATTACCAAAATGTCGCAAAGTTTAGAGTCATAGCAAATAATCTACCTAAAGCATGGGAATCTATACTTCAGGAACAAGATTCAATATTATTAGAGTTATTAGCTGAAAAAGTAGAAGATTTATGTGGTTATAAGCCCGATTTGGATGTTTGTAGTCAGTTTTTTGATGAACAAATAAATTCTCATGGTACTTCAAGAGTTGAAAAGAAAACTGTTCGAAACATATCAGAACGATCTACAAAAAATAGTAAACCGTCACCCAAAAAGTTTCGAACTCAAAAAGTTGATGACTACAATTTAACATTTAAGGATCAAGAAATTTCAGCAGGTTCTGCTCGTGAAGTAATGGTCACCCTATTTGAATTATTAGCAAAAGAAGATGATTCATTTCTTGAAAGATTTGCTTCGAGAAAGCATGGAAGGAAAAGAAGGTATTTGGCAAGAGATAAATATGAACTTTATCCGGGACGTCCTGATTTAGCAGAAGAAAAATCAGTTGAAGTAGTCTCAGGCTGGTGGCTTGGTACTAATTACAGTCGGAAAAATATTCAGGATATTATTGACTTGGCTCTTGAAGTTGCTGAACCACAGCTGAGAAGTAGAATTAAAGCAAAGGTTCATTAA
- a CDS encoding ankyrin repeat domain-containing protein produces MMKTTYSVLFFLILLLTGCKFEERKAQERFEARKMLSDIGIEFTIDEYHSRIQEGDYSAVELFLKAGMTPNAGNEAGQYAIYYGHLNILELLFDHGLKPDDSGVVLTAIWVKNMDALEFLKTKGADFNKLHDRSTYGGNTETRLPLAFALDYNRIGRGANATGYGTFGGQYSRYDKKYYEIAEFLVNNGATFSGWVFGETPMRDVYVTSELEERAPSLYRKLR; encoded by the coding sequence ATGATGAAAACAACATACTCAGTTTTATTTTTCCTAATACTTTTACTTACTGGTTGTAAATTTGAAGAGAGAAAAGCTCAAGAAAGATTTGAAGCTCGTAAAATGTTGTCAGACATTGGAATTGAGTTCACAATTGATGAATACCATTCTAGAATACAAGAAGGTGATTATTCAGCGGTCGAATTGTTTTTAAAAGCTGGAATGACTCCTAATGCCGGAAACGAAGCTGGGCAATATGCTATTTACTACGGCCATTTAAATATTTTAGAATTACTTTTTGATCACGGTTTAAAGCCTGATGATTCGGGTGTAGTTCTTACTGCAATATGGGTTAAAAACATGGATGCTCTTGAGTTTTTAAAAACAAAAGGAGCAGACTTTAATAAATTACATGACAGAAGTACTTATGGTGGAAATACAGAAACAAGACTTCCATTAGCTTTTGCGTTGGATTATAATAGAATAGGTCGAGGTGCCAACGCTACTGGCTACGGTACTTTCGGGGGGCAGTATTCGAGATATGATAAAAAATATTATGAGATTGCTGAGTTTTTAGTAAATAATGGGGCTACGTTTAGTGGCTGGGTATTTGGAGAAACACCCATGAGAGATGTCTACGTAACAAGTGAATTGGAGGAAAGAGCTCCAAGTCTTTATCGAAAACTTAGGTAA
- a CDS encoding transglycosylase SLT domain-containing protein — MPGTIQISSQLTYVRVRGLIGYFHEAAVKHNVPIALLLAIASRESNMGLNLDANWTGDSGHGIGIMQIDRRYHPEFTGRFANNDHQANIHYGAEFLSQLIRQFHGNLKPAVAAYNAGASRVRSAVSSGLSPDMVTTGKDYASDVLKRKQIIESMLGASKASSFTVMLFPMVLAGFLSYKFLTHKT; from the coding sequence ATGCCTGGCACAATTCAAATATCCTCCCAGCTTACCTACGTCCGCGTTCGTGGATTGATCGGCTATTTTCATGAGGCTGCAGTCAAACATAATGTTCCGATTGCACTTTTACTGGCCATCGCTTCACGGGAAAGCAATATGGGTTTGAACCTGGACGCAAACTGGACGGGTGATAGTGGTCATGGTATCGGCATCATGCAAATTGACCGCAGATATCATCCGGAGTTTACCGGCAGGTTTGCAAACAATGATCACCAGGCGAACATCCATTATGGAGCAGAATTTCTGTCCCAACTTATTCGCCAGTTTCATGGAAATCTAAAACCAGCAGTTGCTGCCTACAATGCCGGAGCATCAAGGGTTCGATCCGCAGTTTCTTCCGGGCTTTCTCCTGATATGGTAACGACCGGCAAAGACTATGCATCAGATGTACTGAAAAGAAAACAGATCATTGAATCGATGCTTGGTGCAAGCAAGGCGTCTTCATTCACCGTGATGTTGTTCCCAATGGTACTCGCCGGTTTCCTCTCCTACAAATTTTTAACCCATAAAACCTAA